A part of Methanohalobium evestigatum Z-7303 genomic DNA contains:
- a CDS encoding metal-dependent transcriptional regulator produces MEISENAEEILEKLWICSQERGQNFIELESLNLDKESPEVLELLDMDNIDLNSDSKITLKHEGYFNAKNVVRRHRLAERLLVDVLDKKEGVHKSACEFEHILHDGVDDKVCVLLGHPRTCPHGNPIPKGECCKKGEKEVSSIVQPLSELKLNQKGKIAYFEIQDNEKLQKLMSMGILPGMPVTLVQSYPSYVFDLDQTRYAVDKEMADYIFVRVENK; encoded by the coding sequence ATGGAAATAAGTGAAAATGCTGAAGAGATACTGGAAAAACTATGGATATGTTCACAGGAACGCGGGCAGAATTTTATAGAACTTGAATCATTGAACCTTGACAAAGAATCACCAGAAGTTCTGGAACTACTGGATATGGATAACATTGATTTAAATTCGGATTCAAAAATTACTCTCAAACATGAGGGTTATTTCAATGCGAAAAATGTTGTGAGGCGTCACCGACTTGCTGAAAGATTGCTTGTGGATGTACTGGATAAAAAAGAGGGCGTCCATAAATCCGCATGTGAATTCGAACATATATTACATGACGGTGTCGATGACAAGGTTTGCGTACTGCTTGGACATCCAAGAACCTGTCCTCATGGAAACCCTATTCCAAAAGGTGAATGCTGTAAGAAAGGGGAAAAGGAAGTTAGCAGTATCGTCCAACCGCTTTCTGAATTGAAACTCAATCAAAAGGGTAAAATCGCATACTTTGAAATACAGGACAATGAAAAATTACAGAAATTGATGTCTATGGGCATCCTTCCCGGGATGCCAGTTACTCTGGTACAGTCATACCCGTCATATGTGTTTGACCTTGACCAGACAAGGTATGCTGTGGATAAGGAAATGGCGGATTATATCTTTGTAAGAGTTGAAAATAAATGA
- the feoB gene encoding ferrous iron transport protein B: MKSLLNTKSQTCCSTPDNVSCSSDRIVLVGSPNVGKSVIFNALSDSYAIASNYPGTTVEISKGDGVIGNKKYEIIDTPGSYSLLPITEEERVAQRLFFEKASIYLHVIDAKNLRRMLPHTLQLIEAGKPLILVLNMMDEAAERGIRIDIQKLEQMLKIPVIPAVSNKGEGIEELKKTISEYSSNPQDFTIKYNDDIENAIKDIESNLKENYEVSKRSISQLLLQRDQVAFERIQEKGEDVDAIKDIVSNTENKFNTPTNYVMTVERQQLTNRIVNSVTKIKEPYLYNNSKATESEKYEDNYPNLKKRLDHLVSNPLTGIPILLLVLYFGFYQFVGVFAAGTVVDFLEGVVFGEHLIPWITQNFNSLVPYPLIQSLIVGDYGIVNLALTYAIALILPIVGAFFFVFSIIEDSGYLPRLAMLIDRVFKKIGLSGRAVIPLVLGFGCGTMATMVTRTLEKPREKILTTLLLSLAIPCSAQLGVILGIMSAKPSALLLWVVVMILEFLFIGYIAAKVLPGEKPSFFLEIPSLKVPKLSNVLIKTYSRMQWYFLEVMPLFIIASILIWLGKITGIFGLLIELLKYPTQWIGLPSEAADVFLLGFFRRDFGAAGLYELNKTGVMNGVDMLVAAVTLTLFMPCIAQFMMTLKERGLKIALSMAAFIFPFAFFVGFVVNYIMNILGVTL; this comes from the coding sequence ATGAAATCCCTTTTAAATACAAAATCTCAAACATGTTGCAGTACACCTGATAATGTATCCTGTAGTTCTGACAGAATAGTACTTGTTGGCAGCCCGAATGTAGGAAAAAGTGTTATTTTCAATGCTCTTTCTGATAGTTATGCAATTGCTTCCAACTATCCCGGTACAACTGTAGAAATAAGCAAAGGTGACGGGGTTATAGGCAATAAAAAATATGAAATCATAGATACTCCTGGAAGTTATTCCTTGCTACCTATTACTGAAGAGGAAAGAGTAGCCCAGAGACTGTTTTTTGAAAAAGCTTCCATCTACCTACATGTTATTGATGCCAAGAACCTGAGGAGAATGCTTCCTCACACATTGCAATTAATTGAAGCGGGTAAGCCGCTTATTCTGGTACTTAACATGATGGATGAAGCCGCAGAACGTGGTATTCGAATAGATATACAAAAACTTGAGCAGATGCTAAAAATACCAGTTATACCTGCTGTTTCAAACAAAGGCGAGGGAATTGAAGAACTCAAAAAAACAATATCCGAATACAGTTCAAATCCACAGGATTTTACAATCAAATACAATGATGATATCGAAAATGCAATCAAAGATATCGAATCTAACCTTAAAGAAAACTACGAAGTATCCAAAAGGTCCATCTCCCAGTTACTTTTACAAAGAGACCAAGTAGCTTTTGAAAGGATACAGGAAAAAGGCGAAGATGTTGACGCTATCAAAGATATAGTTTCAAATACAGAAAACAAATTCAATACTCCTACCAATTATGTAATGACTGTTGAACGACAACAGCTTACAAACAGGATAGTAAATTCTGTAACGAAGATAAAAGAGCCGTATCTATATAACAATTCAAAAGCTACAGAGTCCGAAAAATACGAAGACAACTACCCAAATCTGAAAAAACGTTTAGACCATCTGGTTTCAAATCCGCTTACAGGAATTCCTATATTGTTGTTGGTACTGTATTTCGGATTTTATCAGTTTGTAGGTGTTTTTGCAGCAGGGACTGTAGTGGATTTCCTTGAAGGAGTGGTGTTTGGAGAACACCTAATTCCATGGATTACACAAAACTTCAATTCACTGGTTCCATATCCCCTGATACAGAGCCTTATTGTTGGAGATTATGGAATTGTTAATCTGGCTTTAACATATGCTATCGCATTGATACTTCCAATTGTTGGAGCATTTTTCTTTGTATTTTCAATAATTGAAGATTCAGGATATCTACCAAGACTTGCCATGCTAATAGATCGGGTGTTTAAAAAGATAGGTCTTAGTGGCAGAGCCGTAATACCACTGGTACTGGGATTCGGATGCGGCACGATGGCTACCATGGTTACCCGTACCCTTGAAAAACCGCGCGAGAAAATATTAACGACACTGCTATTATCACTCGCCATACCCTGTTCTGCACAGCTTGGTGTGATACTTGGCATAATGTCTGCAAAACCATCAGCTCTTTTATTATGGGTTGTAGTGATGATTCTGGAATTTTTGTTTATAGGCTACATTGCTGCAAAGGTTTTACCCGGTGAAAAACCGAGTTTCTTTCTGGAAATACCCTCTCTTAAAGTACCAAAACTATCCAACGTACTTATTAAAACATATTCGCGGATGCAGTGGTATTTCCTTGAGGTGATGCCACTATTTATAATTGCAAGTATACTTATATGGTTGGGCAAAATCACCGGAATATTTGGACTGCTTATCGAACTGTTAAAATACCCTACCCAATGGATAGGGCTCCCTTCTGAAGCTGCCGATGTATTTTTACTGGGATTTTTCAGACGTGATTTTGGAGCAGCCGGATTGTATGAACTAAACAAAACCGGAGTGATGAATGGGGTGGACATGCTTGTTGCAGCGGTTACACTTACCCTGTTTATGCCTTGTATAGCCCAGTTTATGATGACACTTAAAGAGAGAGGATTAAAGATAGCGCTTTCAATGGCAGCCTTCATATTCCCGTTTGCCTTCTTTGTAGGATTTGTTGTCAATTATATAATGAATATTCTCGGAGTTACACTATGA
- a CDS encoding flavodoxin family protein: protein MTLKALFLNCTLKKSPEVSNTRALIDKAVKLFEEQEVETEVIRIADYNIPVGVTSYEGEGDEWPDILKKIKESDILIMGSPIWFGTRSSLLQKVIERLDGTYMETDPETGQFPLYGKVAGVIITGNEDGAHNVAANTLFNLTHLGCTVPPNVDSYWVGPAGPGPSYIEAGGEKHLYTNKTIRFMVYNLVYFARLIANNPIPINMNELYKDAKKESE from the coding sequence ATGACACTTAAAGCATTATTTTTGAATTGCACCCTAAAAAAGTCTCCTGAAGTTTCAAATACAAGAGCCCTGATTGACAAAGCTGTCAAATTGTTTGAAGAACAGGAAGTTGAAACAGAAGTAATCAGAATAGCAGATTACAATATACCTGTCGGAGTCACCTCGTATGAAGGTGAAGGAGATGAATGGCCCGATATACTAAAAAAAATCAAAGAATCCGATATTCTGATTATGGGTTCACCAATATGGTTTGGCACAAGGTCATCATTGTTACAAAAAGTTATAGAACGACTGGATGGAACATATATGGAGACTGATCCTGAAACAGGTCAGTTCCCATTATACGGAAAAGTTGCCGGAGTAATTATCACAGGTAATGAAGATGGTGCACATAATGTCGCTGCCAATACATTGTTCAATTTAACCCATCTGGGATGTACTGTACCTCCAAATGTTGATTCATACTGGGTGGGTCCTGCAGGTCCCGGACCAAGTTACATAGAAGCAGGAGGCGAAAAGCACCTTTACACCAACAAAACAATTCGTTTCATGGTTTACAACCTTGTATATTTTGCCAGACTGATAGCAAACAATCCCATCCCCATCAATATGAATGAACTCTATAAAGATGCAAAAAAAGAAAGCGAATAA
- a CDS encoding TRAM domain-containing protein codes for MYNNETESTAPVEAGEEYEVTIEDIAREGDGIARVEGFVIFVPDTQVGDTENIKITKVLRKFAFAEKVSQ; via the coding sequence TTGTATAATAATGAGACTGAATCTACCGCTCCAGTCGAAGCTGGAGAAGAATATGAAGTAACAATTGAAGATATTGCCAGAGAAGGCGATGGCATTGCCAGAGTTGAAGGTTTTGTCATATTCGTTCCTGATACACAGGTCGGAGATACCGAAAATATAAAAATTACAAAAGTTTTGAGAAAATTTGCTTTTGCTGAAAAAGTATCACAATAA
- the larC gene encoding nickel pincer cofactor biosynthesis protein LarC gives MQALVFEPFSGASGDMIIASLIGLGADQSIIKETMESVADVSVSVNHTKKHGISSINVDVVTRKEHEHSKTYYEIIDIIKSSHLPENIKNDALDIFSIMADAESSIHNQYLEDLHFHEIGQMDAIADVVGACTAIHEFNFDKIYCTPITTGGGFVKSEHGILPVPVPATLEILKTGSMVFQQGNISNELLTPTGAAILSHFSQPVDSYPQSKIKQIGYGSGDMDIDKQPNVLRTSISEIDDALIQDSVEVLETNVDDVTGQVLGNLVDELLSSGAKDVTITPATMKKGRPGNMIHVVSEPIDTSKLARKIITETGSLGVRVVPVRHRLTAKRYIKNLKIKINNEYHNVSIKIARDTNGSLLNISAEYDDCKKIADYTGIAVKDVIRTAEETAKTNIKDI, from the coding sequence ATGCAAGCATTAGTATTTGAGCCTTTTTCTGGTGCTTCTGGTGATATGATAATAGCAAGCCTTATAGGTCTGGGAGCTGACCAGTCCATAATTAAAGAAACAATGGAATCAGTTGCTGATGTCTCAGTATCTGTGAATCATACCAAAAAACACGGTATCAGTTCAATAAATGTTGATGTTGTTACCAGAAAGGAGCATGAACATTCAAAGACATACTATGAAATCATTGATATCATAAAATCTTCACATCTTCCTGAAAACATTAAAAATGATGCATTGGACATATTTTCAATAATGGCTGATGCAGAATCCAGCATTCATAATCAATACCTTGAAGATTTACATTTCCATGAAATAGGGCAGATGGATGCAATAGCCGATGTGGTTGGTGCGTGTACTGCAATACATGAGTTCAATTTTGATAAAATCTACTGCACACCCATCACAACAGGAGGAGGTTTTGTAAAATCAGAACATGGAATACTGCCTGTACCAGTTCCTGCAACCCTTGAAATATTAAAAACCGGTAGTATGGTATTCCAGCAAGGAAATATTTCAAATGAACTATTGACACCAACAGGTGCTGCAATACTTTCCCATTTCTCCCAACCGGTTGACTCTTATCCCCAATCAAAAATAAAACAAATAGGATATGGATCAGGTGACATGGATATTGATAAACAGCCGAATGTGTTACGAACATCCATATCAGAAATCGATGATGCACTGATACAGGATTCAGTTGAGGTGCTTGAAACGAATGTAGATGATGTTACTGGGCAAGTTCTTGGAAATCTTGTAGATGAACTTCTTTCATCAGGTGCAAAGGACGTTACCATCACGCCCGCCACTATGAAAAAAGGCAGACCGGGAAATATGATTCATGTTGTATCAGAACCCATCGACACATCAAAACTTGCGAGAAAAATTATCACAGAAACCGGTTCACTTGGTGTAAGAGTTGTTCCTGTCAGACATCGATTAACCGCAAAACGCTACATTAAAAATTTAAAAATCAAAATTAATAATGAATACCACAATGTATCTATAAAAATCGCCAGAGATACAAATGGTTCATTATTAAATATATCTGCAGAATACGATGACTGCAAAAAAATTGCAGATTATACAGGTATTGCTGTAAAAGATGTTATCCGCACCGCAGAAGAAACTGCAAAAACTAATATAAAAGACATATAA
- a CDS encoding CDC48 family AAA ATPase: MDEVQRKVEKAHPNDFGRGIIRLDPNTLLELQLSPGDIVEITGQKRTAAKVWRADRQDWEQGFIRIDGFIRQNAGVSIGERVSLKKIEAKPAEKVVLAPPEGMMMEFGDNTSDIIKRNILKRPIVQDDVIPIISSMNQPMSGPVAGGQAIPLIVVETEPEDSILIIDETTEIELSQKPARGYANAAKGIKYEDIGGLGSEIQRVREMIELPLKNNELFKRLNIEPPKGVIMHGPSGTGKTLIAKAVANESRANFLYIAGPEIMGKYYGESEERIRKIFEEASENAPSIIFIDEIDSIAPKRENVTGEVERRVVSQLLTMMDGLEERGQVVVIGATNRVDSLDPALRRPGRFDREVEIGVPDTDARHEILQIHTRGMPITEEVQLDYLAKNTQGFVGADLKALVQEAAMCSLQRFLPHLNLDEEIPQETLEEIVVTTEDFENALVEIEPSALREVLVEIPSVKWSDIGGLENVKQEIIEAVEWPLKRPEKFEQMGIKPPKGLLLFGPPGTGKTLVAQAVANESNVNFISVKGPQILHKWVGESEKAIRDTFKKAKQVAPCVIFFDELDSISSTRSGMTEDGRTSEKVLNQLLTEMDGLEPLNDVIVIAATNRPEIIDPALLRSGRFDRLVLVSQSSKEGRENIFKIHTKNTPLADDVSISELAEMTDGYIGADIESVCREAVMLSLRDNFEADKVELKYFKEAIKKVRPTVTKEMVDYYEKIKEQFKGGMKKAETSSYTGYL, translated from the coding sequence ATGGACGAAGTACAGAGAAAGGTCGAAAAAGCACACCCAAACGATTTTGGACGAGGAATTATCCGTCTTGATCCAAATACACTTTTGGAACTACAGTTATCACCTGGCGATATTGTGGAAATCACTGGGCAAAAAAGAACCGCTGCAAAAGTATGGAGAGCCGACCGTCAGGACTGGGAACAGGGATTTATCAGGATTGATGGTTTCATCAGGCAGAATGCAGGTGTAAGTATAGGTGAGCGGGTATCCCTGAAAAAAATAGAAGCAAAACCCGCAGAAAAAGTAGTACTTGCCCCACCTGAAGGCATGATGATGGAATTTGGGGATAATACAAGTGACATTATAAAACGCAATATTCTCAAACGACCTATTGTTCAGGATGATGTAATACCTATTATCAGTTCAATGAACCAGCCCATGTCTGGACCAGTTGCTGGTGGGCAGGCAATACCACTTATTGTGGTTGAAACCGAACCCGAGGATTCAATTCTTATCATAGATGAAACAACAGAAATCGAATTAAGTCAAAAACCTGCAAGAGGTTATGCAAACGCTGCAAAGGGAATCAAATATGAAGACATAGGTGGTCTTGGAAGTGAAATTCAGCGTGTCCGTGAAATGATAGAGCTTCCTCTTAAAAACAATGAATTGTTCAAGAGATTAAATATTGAGCCTCCAAAAGGAGTCATAATGCATGGTCCTTCTGGTACGGGTAAAACTTTGATAGCAAAAGCGGTTGCAAATGAATCCCGTGCAAATTTCCTCTATATCGCTGGACCTGAAATAATGGGTAAATACTACGGTGAAAGTGAGGAACGTATTCGCAAAATCTTTGAAGAGGCTTCAGAAAATGCTCCATCGATTATATTTATCGATGAAATCGATTCCATTGCACCAAAACGTGAAAACGTAACAGGTGAAGTGGAACGCAGAGTGGTTTCTCAGCTTTTGACAATGATGGATGGACTCGAGGAACGTGGTCAGGTAGTAGTAATTGGCGCTACAAACAGAGTGGATTCTCTTGACCCTGCACTTCGCCGACCCGGAAGATTTGATAGAGAAGTAGAAATAGGTGTTCCGGACACTGATGCCAGACACGAAATACTTCAAATTCATACCAGAGGTATGCCGATAACCGAAGAAGTACAACTTGATTATCTGGCAAAAAATACACAGGGTTTTGTGGGAGCAGACCTGAAAGCACTTGTCCAGGAAGCAGCGATGTGTTCTCTCCAAAGATTTTTACCACATCTTAATCTGGATGAAGAGATACCTCAGGAAACACTGGAAGAAATTGTGGTAACAACCGAGGATTTTGAGAATGCCCTTGTTGAGATTGAACCATCTGCTCTCAGAGAGGTACTGGTAGAAATTCCGTCAGTTAAATGGTCAGACATAGGAGGTCTTGAAAATGTTAAACAGGAAATTATTGAAGCGGTAGAGTGGCCTCTGAAACGACCAGAAAAATTTGAACAGATGGGAATTAAACCACCAAAAGGATTGTTGCTCTTTGGTCCGCCCGGGACTGGTAAAACTCTTGTAGCACAGGCGGTTGCAAATGAATCCAACGTGAATTTTATAAGTGTTAAAGGACCACAAATACTGCATAAATGGGTCGGAGAATCCGAAAAAGCTATCAGAGATACTTTTAAAAAAGCCAAACAAGTAGCACCCTGTGTAATATTCTTTGATGAACTCGATTCTATATCTTCCACGCGCAGTGGTATGACAGAAGATGGAAGGACATCTGAAAAGGTGTTGAACCAATTACTTACTGAAATGGACGGCCTGGAACCTTTGAATGATGTGATTGTGATAGCAGCAACCAATCGTCCTGAAATAATAGACCCTGCACTTCTGCGTTCCGGAAGATTTGACAGGCTTGTACTTGTCAGCCAATCCAGTAAAGAAGGTAGAGAAAATATCTTCAAAATACATACCAAGAATACACCGCTTGCAGATGATGTCAGCATCAGTGAACTTGCAGAGATGACAGATGGATATATTGGAGCTGATATAGAATCAGTCTGCAGAGAAGCCGTTATGCTTTCATTAAGGGACAATTTTGAAGCAGACAAAGTGGAATTGAAATACTTCAAAGAAGCAATTAAAAAGGTCAGACCAACTGTGACCAAAGAAATGGTTGACTATTACGAAAAGATAAAAGAACAATTCAAAGGCGGTATGAAGAAAGCAGAAACCAGTTCTTATACCGGATATCTATGA
- a CDS encoding PRC-barrel domain-containing protein: protein MAKVFAKNLSSKQVMTTDGTELGTLYNITMDLDTSELVDLMIKPDMNVDTSDFQKDDQYILLPFESVRAIKDYIVVDKKIAKGMQSAE, encoded by the coding sequence ATGGCAAAAGTATTTGCAAAAAATCTGTCCAGCAAACAGGTAATGACAACCGATGGAACTGAACTTGGAACACTTTATAATATAACAATGGACCTTGATACCAGTGAACTGGTAGACCTTATGATAAAGCCAGATATGAATGTAGACACGTCAGATTTCCAAAAAGATGACCAGTACATACTTCTACCCTTTGAATCAGTTCGTGCGATAAAGGACTACATTGTTGTAGACAAAAAGATTGCAAAAGGGATGCAATCTGCTGAATAA
- a CDS encoding phosphoglycolate phosphatase: MKYKALVADIDGTITHQNRRLNLKAAEMLYRLNDESGIPVVLATGNILCFSHAASKLIGLSGYVIAENGGVVSEGFDTNPYIMGDIKECRKAFSFLSEYIPLTKLDPEYRKTEIALRRNFDLEYAKNVIKSGKYNVDLIDTGYAVHIKSNTMNKGTGLVKIAELMGLNPKEFVAIGDSENDLEMIEFAGIGIAVANSDQKTRSIADIVTDASYGEGVVEAIERLYSCDWNDTCL; encoded by the coding sequence ATGAAATATAAAGCCCTTGTAGCAGATATTGATGGTACGATAACTCATCAAAACAGACGGCTTAACCTGAAAGCTGCAGAAATGCTGTATAGGCTAAATGATGAATCAGGGATACCGGTCGTGTTGGCAACCGGAAACATACTCTGTTTTTCACATGCAGCATCTAAACTTATAGGCTTGAGTGGTTATGTAATAGCTGAAAATGGAGGGGTGGTTTCAGAGGGTTTTGATACCAATCCCTACATTATGGGAGATATTAAAGAATGCAGAAAAGCTTTCAGTTTTTTATCTGAATATATACCACTTACAAAACTTGATCCTGAATACAGAAAAACTGAAATCGCTTTGAGAAGGAACTTTGACCTTGAATACGCAAAAAATGTGATTAAATCCGGAAAGTATAATGTAGACCTGATTGACACAGGATACGCGGTCCACATAAAAAGCAACACAATGAATAAAGGTACTGGACTTGTCAAAATCGCAGAACTCATGGGTCTAAACCCTAAAGAATTTGTTGCTATCGGAGACTCAGAAAACGATCTTGAAATGATAGAATTCGCAGGTATTGGAATTGCTGTGGCAAATAGTGATCAGAAAACAAGATCAATTGCTGATATTGTCACAGATGCATCCTATGGAGAAGGAGTGGTTGAGGCAATAGAGCGTCTTTATTCCTGCGACTGGAATGATACCTGTTTGTAA
- the radA gene encoding DNA repair and recombination protein RadA, with product MAEVTLEDLDHVGPATAQKLRESGYNSVEAIAVASPTDLSLSADIGESAASKIINSARRSANIGGFETGDLVMERRKQVGKLSTGCSEFDEMMEGGIDTQSITELYGEFGSGKTQIAHQLAVNVQLPNEQGGLNGSVIFIDTENTFRPERIKQMVQGASEHHNIDYDPEEFLKNIHVARAYNSNHQILLMDSAMELAEESKNWEQPVRLLIVDSLTAHFRAEYIGRGTLADRQQKLNKHLHALQRFSDLYNAVIIVTNQVMSKPDAFFGDPTKPIGGHIIGHTATFRMYLRKSKGDKRIVRLVDSPNLPDGESIISVTPLGLTNP from the coding sequence ATGGCTGAAGTTACGTTAGAAGATTTGGACCATGTAGGTCCGGCAACTGCACAGAAATTAAGAGAATCAGGATATAATTCAGTGGAAGCAATTGCAGTCGCATCGCCAACAGACCTATCGCTCAGTGCAGATATAGGTGAATCTGCAGCATCCAAAATTATCAACTCTGCCCGCAGGTCTGCCAATATAGGGGGTTTCGAAACTGGCGATCTGGTAATGGAGAGAAGAAAACAGGTAGGGAAGTTATCAACCGGATGTTCCGAATTTGATGAGATGATGGAAGGTGGTATAGATACCCAATCAATTACCGAATTATACGGAGAATTTGGTTCAGGGAAAACCCAGATTGCACATCAACTTGCTGTTAATGTACAGCTTCCGAATGAACAGGGAGGGCTCAATGGCTCTGTGATTTTTATCGATACAGAAAATACATTCAGACCTGAAAGAATCAAACAGATGGTTCAGGGAGCTTCAGAACATCACAATATTGATTATGACCCGGAAGAGTTCCTTAAAAATATCCATGTGGCAAGAGCCTACAACTCCAATCACCAGATTCTTCTGATGGATTCTGCCATGGAACTTGCAGAAGAATCCAAAAACTGGGAACAACCCGTCAGACTTCTGATTGTTGATTCACTGACCGCACATTTCAGGGCGGAATACATCGGACGTGGAACCCTTGCAGACAGACAGCAAAAACTAAACAAACACCTACATGCACTGCAACGATTTTCTGACCTGTATAACGCAGTGATTATAGTCACCAATCAGGTTATGTCAAAACCAGACGCATTCTTTGGAGACCCAACCAAACCAATAGGAGGACACATTATCGGGCATACTGCCACTTTCAGAATGTATCTAAGAAAATCAAAGGGTGACAAAAGAATTGTAAGACTGGTCGATTCTCCAAATCTTCCGGATGGCGAATCCATAATTTCGGTCACACCACTGGGTCTTACCAACCCATGA